tGCACAGACAGCATCCCAGACAACCATCCCACCAAATTCAAGGTAAATTGTTGCCCTCCAGCCCCATCAGAGGGTCTGGGACAGCTCTGACTGCACCAGGGGAGAGCAAATTTCTGCCCCTCCAGAGGATTTGCAAATCCACCActtatggtttggttttttttggttttttaaaatttttttcctcctttccttaaGAAACTCCTGCTGCAAATATGTTTGCATTTGCTGCTAAATTGCCTCTGCTTGGGAAATTCAAGGAAATGGGGGACTGGAGAGAAAAACCTTTTattgctcagggctgtgttccAGAGTTTGggctcagccacagcagctgagctgccaaagctcctgccagccatggatccctgctctcctgggggagtgggaagggtttgggggatattaaaggagctgggaagggtttgggggatcctgagggaaatggggaagggtttggagaattctgagggagctggggaagggtttggagaattctgagggagctggggaagggtttggaggagctggggaagggtttggaggatcctgagggaaatggggaagggtttggaggaATTGGGGAAGGGTTTTGAGgatcctgaggagctgggaagggcgTAGAGAATAatgctgaaggagctggggaagggtttggagaagctgggaagggtttggagaatCCTGAGAGAGCTGAGAAAGGGTTTGGAGGAGttggggaagggtttggagaattCTGAGGGAGGTGGGGAAAGGTTTGGAGAATCCtgaggagatggggaagggtttggagaagctggggaagggtctggagaatCCTGAAGGATCTGGGGAGGGgtttggaggagctggggaagggtttggagaattCTGAGTGAGgtggggaagggtttggaggagctggggaagggtttggaggaTCCTAAAGGAcctgggaagggtttggaggatcctgagggaaatggggaagggtttggaggaATTGGGGAAGGGTTTTGAGgatcctgaggagctgggaagggcgTAGAGAATAatgctgaaggagctggggaagggtttggagaagctgggaagggtttggagaatCCTGAGAGAGCTGAGAAAGGGTTTGGAGGAGttggggaagggtttggagaattctgagggtgctgaggaagggtttggaggatcctgaggagatggggaagggtttggagaagctggggaagggtctggagaattctgagggaggtggggaggggttTGGAGGATCCTGAGGGTGCtggagaagggtctggagaagctggggaagggtttggaggagctggggaggggtttGGAGGATCCTGAGGGAtctgggaaggggctcagcccagagaaaaggaggctcagtgGGGACCCTGTGGCTCTGGAGGAGGACAGAGCCAGTTTGAGTCGTTTGAGGAATCAGCCTGAAGGCACAGGGTGAGGAATcacctcaggctgcagcaggggagctTCAGGCTGgaaccagcaggaatttcctctCGGGGAGCTGGGTCAGCCCTTGGGGCTGCGgggggagcagagagctgcacactctgaccccagagctgttccccagcctcagccaggctgtgtgtcccctgtgtcccctctgtgtgtcctatgtcccctctgtgtcccctgtgaccctctgtgtgtcccctgtgACCCTCTGTGCCTCCGTGTCCCCCCGTATCcccccctgtgtccctctgtgtgtcccctgtgtccctctgtgcctccgtgtcccctctgtgtcccccctgtATCCCCCCCGTGTCTCCTTTatgtcccctctgtgtcccctctgtatgtccctgctgtgttccccctgtgtgtccccggtgtgtccctgctgtgtcccccgTGTGTGtcctctctgtgtccctctgtgtgtcccctgtgtgcccctgtgtgtccctctctgtgtcccccgtgtcccccccgtgtcccccatgtcccccccgtgtcccccatgtcccccgtgtccccccgtgtatcccctctgtgtcccccctctgtgtcccctctgtgccccccgtatccccccgtgtcccccatgtcccctgtgtgtcccccgtgtcccctctgtgtccccctgccccccgtatccccccgtgtcccctctgtgtcccccatgtccccccctgtcccccgtgtcccccgtgtcccgGTGCCCGCAGGTGACGAACGTGGATGACGAGGGCCGGGAGCTGGGCTCGGgggtgatggagctgctgccgggggagctggtgctgcactCGCGGGGCCGCGGCGCCGTGCGCTGGCCCTACCTGAGCCTGCGGCGCTACGGCTTCGACTCCAACCTCTTCTCCTTCGAGAGCGGCCGGCGCTGCCACACCGGGCAGGGTCCGtgcggggcggggctggggacaggggggtcctggggacagggacagggtccgtgcggggctggggggtcctggggggtcctggggacagggacagggtccgtgcggggctgggggggtcctggggggtcctggggacagggacagggtccgtgcggggctggggggtcctggggtgtcctgggggacagggacagggtccatgcagggctgggaacagggtGGGTCTCAGGGATCTGGGGGgttctggggtgtcctgggggacAGGGTCCatgctggggggctggggggtcctggggacaGGGTCCGTGCAGggggctgagggacagggacagtgcctgggggtcctggggacgGGCAGtgtgggggtggctggggggttctggggggttCTCAGGAGTCTTGGGGGTTCTGGGGTGTCCtaggggacagggacagtgccccGGAGTCCTGGGGACAGGGTCCGTgctggggtcctggggggtcctggggggttctggggtgtcctggggggttctggggtgtcctggggtgtcctaggggacagggacagtgccccggagtcctggggacagggtccgtgcaggaggggctgggggggctgggggacagggacagggacagtgccccagggtcctggggacagggtccatgctggggggctggggggtcctggggggttctggggtgtcctggggtgtcctaggggacagggacagtgcctgGGGGGCGGTTCTGGGGGATtctggggggttctgggggcagggacagtgctCGGGAGTCCTGGGGACAGGGTCCGTGTGGGGCGCTGGGGGACTGGGGGGTTCTCAGGGGTCTGGGGgttctggggtgtcctgggggacagggacagtgccccGGGGTTCTGGGGACGGGGGCAGTGCCTGGGAGGGGTCATGGGGGAGTcttggggggtcctgggggacaggggcagTGCCCCGGggtcctggggacaggggcagtgcctggggcagggttGCTGCCTGTGGGAGTTTTGGTTTGAGTTTGGTTTTCCTCAGTGCTTTTACCCTAAATCGGTCAGTGCTCAGATTTTGGGTCTGGCAGCACTTTgtgacagagaaaaaggaattccACGTTTCCCTGATGCTGTGAGCATGGAGAGGGAAGTGACTCACCCAGGAGCTGATGCCAAgtcaccagcagcactgggagtaGTGTGGGAATAGAGGAATTACAGTTTTACAGTGGTGCCTCTTGGTTCCTTCCagtctgtctctgctgcttttaaaaagagctGAACATTTCCTTGGCATCTGCATCCcctgggagagagagaaaaaaaagttgttttctcATTCTCTTAATGTGTTTGTAAACTCCAGAAAGACTCCTGTGAGTGCTCAGGGTCTGTGTGAATCCACAGTGGCACCTGCTGCTCTTTAATGTTTATTTCAGTGGGGTTTTCCTCTCCTAGCAGGGAATTCATCCTTTCCTGCTTTGCCTTTGCAGGGTGAAAATTGAATCCAGGGATAAAAACTCTGCCCTCAGTGTGGTTTGGTTCTGTTCAGGTGCAGGCAGAGGGGATGAAGCAGAGCTCTCACATCCTGAATTTTTACCTTTCAGCAGAAATGAGAGGGATGATGTGTGGTTGggttttctcccttccctgtaGGATTTTCTCCTGCTTATTCATTTCACCTGGAGCCCTccttgctggtgctgctccccacCTGATgcaaggcagattttttttggcCAGAACGTGGCTGTTTGGGAGCAGCCCTTGTTGCCAGGCTGTTGCTGTTGCCATGGCTGTGGTGTGTGTGAGTGCCAGCCTGGGATtggctcctgggctgggctgctctttGGGGAGAGACTCTTCAAtccagagatttttaaaaacctggcttgcccatccctccctgcagtgcagctttCAGGAGTCCCTGCCTGGATTTTCCCCTGGGGAAGGGTGAGGTCAGACAGGAGAGGTGAGCAGTTCAGCTGCCCTCCCACCTGTGTGCTGAGAGATtccaaaatccagcctggatggagctctggCCTTGTGGCAGCTTGGgactggaactggatgatcttttctcttccaacccaaaccatttttattgtgccatggtctagttgaggtgtcAGGGCATggattggacttgatgatcttggaggtctcttctAACTCAGTTAATCTGTGATTCTGAATTCCATGATTTCTGGTGttatttcctgaaaaatccacaaggttggtttttttttttctttttttttttttttttttttttttttttttttttttttttgctgtggcAGTGTTAATACAACAGCAGAAATCAGAATTCATTCAGAAGTGGTAGTAACACATCTCTTTAAAGCAGGATCACTTCCTTGCTGTTCTAACCCTCCTCTCTACCCCTGGCAGGGATTTTTGCCTTCAAGTGCTCCCGAGCAGAGGAGATCTTCAACCTGCTGCAGGATCTGATGCAGTGCAACAGCATCAACGTGGTGGAGGAGCCCATGGTGGtcaccaggagcagccaccctgcagagagggagctggccaggagcccccagggccccAGCAGTaagaggaggatttggggacaggacaggggacacagggctgggggggacaTCTGCAGTGCTCCCATCAGGGTCTGGGTGTGCCCCTGTTCAAGGTCCCCGTGTGGAATTTGGTTTCTGAGGAAACagagtgtcctggtttggaggacaggtgtctgctaagaaaggcaggaatggagaatgtaaacccccttcctccaaattattataatttggaaattaaggggctctcaggcaaagatatgggaattaggaataacagttctttactaggaaaattcaaatagaaatgcagtattacacagaacaatcccaaccctgccagagtcagaatccaagctgacacccgtcagtcagtcagggtgttggcacagtcccattcaatggtggctgcatcctcctgcaggggcagatgtggttcagctggagcagtgctcctggagaaggtgcagtttcctctgaagctccagggatgatgtgcaaaggtctggctttcctctgggatccagtggcaaaggctgctctggtgttccaaatctcagtttttatctgggtaggaaaggcttggctcctgccctggctggagcatctcccatgggatgatggaattttatcagtcatgccctgggactcagtggccatgaacaggagatatctcctggagggaggatgggctgtgggaagataaagatgattgcccagctggtttaaagatggcccatgagcagataatgtgtgccaggagatcaggggcactgggacagaatccacatctctggtcacatcctgcattgccacccaagacacagagacacaaaaatcccttccaggctgtcagagctggcagctctcagctgggTCTCTCCTGCCACCGCTGCCAAGTGGCTTCTCCTGAGCAGCCCTTGGGAGGGTTGGGTGGTTTCCATCTGGAATGGCTCCATTCCTGTCTCCATGAGGAATTCCTTAGGTTTAAAGGAGGCTCTGGCCCTTGagtgtgtgtgctgcagcactgggatggccCTGGACAGGCTGGTTTTACCTTCCAGAAGTGCCCAGCTCACTGAAAATGTAATAATTCTACTTTGTACCAATTTAATGCTTCCCTGCCTCGATTCCTTCACAGGTCTGGGTTACACTGGACTTCCCAATGGattccacagcttccctggagaATCCCTGTCCTactctgcagcccagcaccccTCAGTGAGCAGCCTGAGACATTCCTCTGTGGGGGAAGACTCCACCCACCCCCTCCTGGGGCCTGAGGAGCAGGTAAAGCCACCCTAAACTCTGCTGGGTGCAATTCTGGGTTTGCCTCACTCAGAGCTCAGGGCATCCTCACACCCTGTCactctttttattctctttcattttGCTCCTGGAGGCTCCTGCTCTTTGATACTTCACTAGAACTGATGCTCTGTCACAAAAATCTGAGTTTTGTCCTCAGCTCACTGGGGTTTGGGTGGCAGCTACCTGCCAGCTGAAATTCCTGCAGATCTTCATCAATGTGGACACACATTGTGTatctgcagctgggctctgtttCTCTCCCAGCCCACAAACCCAAACCGACTTTTACGTTTTCCCTTCCAAAACTttccaaaatccctttttttcctcatcagcCACTGATGAATTCCTGTCTCCTGGTGGTTTCTCAGCTGCTTTGAGCAGGAAATTCCTGCAGATTTCCATCCATGAGGACACACATTGTGTATCTGCAGCTGGActcttttctgtctctctaCCAGCTCACAAAACCCAAACCGATTTTacattttcccttccaaaacCTTCCCAACttccaaaatcccttttttcctcatcaGCCACTGATCTCCTCTTTCCTGCTGGTTTCTCAGCTGCTTTGAGCAGAAAATTCCTGCAGTTCTCCATTAATGTGGACACACATTGTGTATCTGCAGCTGGACTCTGTGTCTCTCCCAgcccacaaaacccaaaccgACTTTTACATTTTCCCTCCCAAAACTTTCCCAACTTCCAAAATCCTTGTTTTTTTACTCATCAGTCACTGAATTCCTGTCTCCTGGTGGtttctcagctgctttgctctggTCTGTGCTGTCTCCTCCTTTCACTGtccctctgcttctctccttgCAGTCCCACACCTACGTCAACACGGCCACGGGGCAGCGGGAGCCGAGGGGCCGGCACTGCATGCACTCCTTGCCTGAAGCCCACCCTCCTTTCCCCCCTAGGaaccacagctgctccctggaaGACCGAAACCCCCAGGtcttcctgcagccagggcaggtgaAATTCgtgctggctcccagctccGGCTACCGCCGGCTGTGCCGGCAGCCGCGGCAATGCCGGGCTCACCTCTGCCcccccaacaacaacaacaacgaGTGTCAGGAGGGCTGTTCGTCCCCACAGTGTGTCTATGAGAACCTCAACGGGCTGGTGGCCCCCAGCAGCTcgtccctgtgcagggctggcagctccaagGTGTGCCAGGAGGACGGGAGCTGCTGCCATCGGCGCCCGGCGCTGCTGCACTACGAGAAcctcccggcgctgccgccggtgtgggagctgcagccggCCCGGCACGGGGCTGAGGATACTGGGACAGCACCCACGCCATCCCCCAATGGTTTCTCTGAGGCTGGAGAGGAAGAACCCCTGCAGAATTCCATGCAGAATTCAGAGAACTCAGCCCTGCAGCCGCGCCGAGCCTTCCTGCCCCGAGCCCGGCGCAGCCGCCTGCCCAACGTCTTCAGCTTCGACTTCCCCCGGGCCTGCCCCGAGCCCCCACGGCAGCTCAACTACATCCAGGTGGAGCTGGAGGCCGAGCCCTGCCGgggccagcaggagccagggctgggggcagccccCGGCAGCTCCTACGCCGTCATCGACCTCAAGAAGACGGCGGCCATGTCCAGCCTGCAGCGCGCCCTGCCCAGGGACGATGGCACCTCCAGGAAAACGCGCCACAACAGCACTGACCTGCCCCTCTGAGGGCCCCAAGTGCCAGCCCCGCGTCCTGGCTTTGTCCCCCGCTGTGTCCTGCCCCCTGTGGCTCCCACTCGCCATCCCCAGGGGCACAGCGAGGCTCCTGCGGCTTGAGGCtcctctgtctgtctgtctgtctgtctgtccgtcctCCCCTCTCTGTGTTGCTCCTTTTCCAAGCCTTGTGGGATGTTTGGTTGACTCTGAGGGTTGGATTCTGGGTGGGAGGTGCCAGCAGTGGTgtgggcagagccagagctgggcacatgTTCCTAAAAATGAGCTGCTTTAGGAGCTCTGAGCAGATCCAACCTGTTCCCTGTGGATTTCACATCTGCACTGAGGCCACTCCACATCTGGGCACATGTTCCTAAAAATGAGCTGCTTTAGGAGCTCTGTGTAGATCCGGCCCATTCCCTGTGGATTTCACATCTGCACTGAGGCCACTCCACAGCTGGGCACATGTTCCTAAAAATGAGCTGCTTTAGGAGCTCTGAGCAGATCCAACCTGTTCCCTGTGGATTTCACATCTGCACTGAGGCCACTCCAGAGCTGGT
The sequence above is a segment of the Oenanthe melanoleuca isolate GR-GAL-2019-014 chromosome 26, OMel1.0, whole genome shotgun sequence genome. Coding sequences within it:
- the FRS3 gene encoding fibroblast growth factor receptor substrate 3, which produces MPNGIASLPGAMGSCCSCLCTDSIPDNHPTKFKVTNVDDEGRELGSGVMELLPGELVLHSRGRGAVRWPYLSLRRYGFDSNLFSFESGRRCHTGQGIFAFKCSRAEEIFNLLQDLMQCNSINVVEEPMVVTRSSHPAERELARSPQGPSSLGYTGLPNGFHSFPGESLSYSAAQHPSVSSLRHSSVGEDSTHPLLGPEEQSHTYVNTATGQREPRGRHCMHSLPEAHPPFPPRNHSCSLEDRNPQVFLQPGQVKFVLAPSSGYRRLCRQPRQCRAHLCPPNNNNNECQEGCSSPQCVYENLNGLVAPSSSSLCRAGSSKVCQEDGSCCHRRPALLHYENLPALPPVWELQPARHGAEDTGTAPTPSPNGFSEAGEEEPLQNSMQNSENSALQPRRAFLPRARRSRLPNVFSFDFPRACPEPPRQLNYIQVELEAEPCRGQQEPGLGAAPGSSYAVIDLKKTAAMSSLQRALPRDDGTSRKTRHNSTDLPL